The following are encoded together in the Dehalococcoidia bacterium genome:
- a CDS encoding sigma-70 family RNA polymerase sigma factor, with protein MGPDYPQASDEELMAAVVQRDPRALEALYDRYGAVVYSLARRILGDAHRAEDVVQDIFLRLWDRPQLYVASRGQLLTWLLTLARNRAIDHLRAQGRQQRFLRSPAGAQLEAQDPAEQASWAVERQQVLAALANLPPEQREAIELAYFRGLTHREIAEATGLPLGTVKTRIRLAMQKLRSLLLQEEG; from the coding sequence ATGGGCCCGGACTACCCGCAGGCCTCCGATGAAGAGCTCATGGCCGCCGTCGTGCAGCGCGACCCCAGGGCCCTGGAGGCCCTTTACGACCGCTACGGTGCGGTGGTCTACTCCCTCGCCCGCCGCATCCTGGGAGACGCCCACCGTGCCGAAGACGTGGTGCAGGACATCTTCCTGCGATTGTGGGACCGCCCCCAGCTCTACGTGGCCTCCCGCGGCCAGCTCCTCACCTGGCTCCTGACGCTCGCCCGCAACCGGGCCATCGACCACTTGCGTGCCCAGGGAAGGCAGCAGCGCTTCCTGCGCTCGCCGGCTGGGGCCCAGTTGGAGGCCCAGGACCCGGCCGAGCAGGCCAGCTGGGCCGTGGAGCGACAGCAGGTGCTGGCTGCCCTGGCCAACCTGCCGCCGGAGCAGCGAGAGGCCATCGAGCTGGCCTACTTCCGTGGTCTCACCCACCGCGAGATCGCCGAGGCCACGGGCCTGCCCTTGGGCACCGTCAAGACCCGCATCCGCCTGGCCATGCAGAAGCTGCGGTCCCTGCTTCTGCAGGAGGAGGGCTGA
- a CDS encoding SDR family NAD(P)-dependent oxidoreductase codes for MRFEDKVCVVTGASRGIGKAIALALAREGAHVVVMARSSEESPTKLPGTIEETARLIQGMGRRALAVPCNVADEAQVEELARRTLEEFGRVDILINNAGVSYPAPFLETPIRRWDLVMNVNLRGTVLCSMAFLPRMVEQGQGKIINVSSGAVNAEMAAQVGLLSYSVAKAAIEQLTRGLAVELAPKGVAVNCLRIDMSVVTEGWTYLNPHRDYSDWEKPETVADATLWLAAQDTSFTGRVLSVTEIVQRLQQGSS; via the coding sequence ATGCGCTTCGAGGACAAGGTCTGCGTGGTCACTGGCGCGTCCCGGGGCATCGGCAAGGCCATCGCCCTGGCCCTGGCCCGAGAGGGCGCCCACGTGGTGGTGATGGCGCGCTCCAGCGAAGAGTCGCCCACCAAGCTGCCGGGCACCATCGAGGAGACGGCCCGCCTCATCCAGGGGATGGGGCGGCGGGCCCTGGCCGTGCCCTGCAACGTGGCCGACGAGGCCCAGGTGGAGGAGCTGGCCCGCCGCACGCTGGAGGAGTTCGGGCGGGTGGACATCCTCATCAACAACGCCGGCGTCAGCTACCCCGCTCCCTTCCTGGAGACGCCCATCCGCCGCTGGGACCTGGTCATGAACGTCAACCTGAGGGGCACGGTGCTGTGCAGCATGGCCTTCCTGCCCCGGATGGTCGAGCAGGGCCAGGGGAAGATCATCAACGTCTCCTCGGGGGCGGTGAACGCCGAGATGGCTGCCCAGGTGGGCCTCCTGTCCTATTCGGTGGCCAAGGCCGCCATCGAGCAGCTGACGCGGGGGCTGGCGGTGGAGCTGGCACCCAAGGGGGTGGCCGTCAACTGTCTGCGCATCGACATGAGCGTGGTCACCGAGGGATGGACCTACCTGAACCCCCACCGCGACTACTCCGACTGGGAGAAGCCGGAGACGGTAGCCGATGCCACCCTGTGGCTGGCAGCCCAGGACACCTCCTTCACCGGACGCGTCCTCTCCGTTACCGAGATCGTGCAGCGGCTGCAGCAGGGCAGTAGCTGA